A genome region from Leifsonia sp. Root112D2 includes the following:
- a CDS encoding DUF4232 domain-containing protein, producing MSAGVVAGALWAASGALNWYLIFVRSTVHGELVDVVVPATFGRETALDAPGVAVCVTAALLVAAGVGFSAWLAARSVAATTTVTTASPPRHRWALLFVGTWLGAVLASTVAGLAVAIGQAVQAVPHAFIANGADWPWAYVVQSAYWGALAGWVPALVAVVVARRGPQAALPLQRRSGPAIGAGVGIVLVLALTAGGLSFAAESAAWARNHAVEPGIARPSSPPPSITAVPQPAPTETVAPIPPAEADPNRCTPENSRLTVGSTDAALGQRALSIYLTNAGTTACDAFGFPSLSFSSADGAVLDIAVQPTGSASAPAASPPKIVLAPGASATAVLSWRTAGRLDADGAVASIRIAPVLGGYAAPFTLRLDLVGGGSATLTAWQAAARTAPVSR from the coding sequence GTGAGTGCCGGCGTTGTTGCGGGGGCGTTGTGGGCGGCATCCGGCGCCCTGAACTGGTACCTGATCTTCGTTCGCTCGACCGTGCACGGCGAGCTGGTGGACGTCGTGGTGCCCGCGACTTTCGGGCGGGAGACGGCACTGGATGCCCCGGGCGTGGCCGTCTGCGTTACGGCAGCCCTGCTCGTGGCGGCCGGGGTCGGGTTCAGCGCGTGGCTGGCCGCGCGCTCGGTGGCCGCGACGACGACGGTAACGACCGCATCGCCGCCGCGGCATCGGTGGGCCCTGCTGTTCGTCGGTACCTGGCTGGGCGCGGTGCTCGCGTCGACCGTGGCGGGCCTCGCCGTGGCGATAGGCCAGGCCGTGCAGGCGGTTCCGCACGCGTTCATTGCCAACGGGGCCGACTGGCCATGGGCGTACGTGGTGCAGAGTGCGTATTGGGGTGCGCTCGCCGGCTGGGTGCCCGCGCTCGTGGCGGTTGTGGTCGCGCGGCGGGGGCCGCAGGCTGCTCTGCCTCTCCAACGCCGCTCCGGCCCCGCGATCGGAGCGGGAGTTGGCATCGTGCTCGTGCTGGCACTCACCGCCGGTGGCCTTTCCTTCGCCGCCGAGTCAGCCGCCTGGGCGCGAAACCACGCCGTGGAGCCGGGCATCGCCCGGCCGAGCAGCCCGCCACCGTCGATCACCGCCGTTCCCCAGCCGGCACCCACCGAGACAGTCGCGCCGATCCCGCCTGCGGAAGCCGATCCCAACCGCTGCACGCCGGAGAATTCGCGCCTCACTGTAGGCTCAACGGATGCCGCACTCGGCCAGCGTGCGCTCTCGATCTACCTCACGAATGCCGGCACCACGGCCTGCGATGCCTTCGGCTTTCCTTCGCTCTCCTTCAGTTCCGCCGATGGCGCCGTGCTCGACATCGCCGTGCAACCCACGGGGTCAGCCTCGGCCCCGGCGGCTTCCCCGCCGAAGATCGTTCTGGCGCCGGGCGCCAGCGCGACGGCGGTACTGAGCTGGAGAACAGCGGGGCGCCTCGACGCCGACGGCGCCGTCGCATCCATAAGAATCGCCCCCGTGCTCGGCGGTTACGCCGCGCCCTTCACGCTGCGCCTCGACCTGGTCGGCGGCGGCAGCGCCACGCTCACCGCCTGGCAAGCGGCGGCACGCACCGCCCCCGTGAGCCGCTGA
- the pth gene encoding aminoacyl-tRNA hydrolase — MDDSLWLVVGLGNPGPGYAGNRHNVGAMVVSQLAARASATFKRHKTNAQVAEGRLVAGGTRFVFAKPLSFMNLSGGPVSQLLRFYSLDASRLIVVHDELDIPFDTVKLKVGGGHGGHNGIRDIASAIGTPEFARVRVGIGRPPGRQDAADFVLRDFSGTERQALPSLISDAADAAEQIATDGLTAAQLRFHTPRA; from the coding sequence ATGGATGACTCTCTCTGGCTCGTCGTCGGGCTCGGCAATCCCGGCCCGGGCTACGCGGGCAACAGGCACAACGTGGGAGCGATGGTTGTCTCGCAACTGGCCGCACGCGCATCCGCCACGTTCAAGCGGCACAAGACCAACGCGCAGGTGGCCGAGGGGCGGCTGGTGGCCGGAGGCACGCGCTTCGTGTTCGCCAAGCCCCTGTCGTTCATGAATCTTTCCGGTGGCCCGGTCTCGCAACTGCTGCGCTTTTACTCGTTGGACGCATCACGGCTGATAGTGGTGCATGACGAACTCGATATCCCGTTCGACACCGTGAAACTCAAGGTCGGCGGCGGCCACGGCGGCCACAACGGCATTCGCGACATCGCCTCGGCGATAGGCACCCCCGAGTTCGCGCGGGTGCGCGTGGGCATCGGGCGGCCCCCCGGGCGACAGGATGCGGCGGACTTTGTGCTGCGGGACTTCTCCGGCACCGAGCGTCAGGCGCTGCCCTCGCTCATCTCCGATGCTGCGGATGCCGCGGAGCAGATCGCGACAGACGGCCTGACGGCCGCGCAGTTGCGCTTCCACACGCCCCGCGCCTGA
- a CDS encoding 50S ribosomal protein L25/general stress protein Ctc, producing MSDDNKVVAEHREKFGKGAARKIRAVGKIPAVIYGHGSDPQHVTLPAHQVGLILRKANAVLALELDGKTQLTLVKDVQKDPVLQIIEHLDLIVVKKGEKVEVEVPVHVEGESFPGTLVQVELNTLRLEVEATNIPERVFVKVDGAEEGTQIHARDIELPAGAALIDDADALVLHITVPRATAAETADEAAAAEETAEAPAEESAE from the coding sequence ATGAGTGACGACAACAAGGTCGTCGCGGAACACCGCGAGAAGTTCGGCAAGGGCGCTGCGCGCAAGATCCGCGCCGTCGGCAAGATTCCCGCCGTGATCTACGGCCACGGATCCGACCCACAGCACGTGACCCTGCCCGCCCACCAGGTCGGCCTGATCCTGCGCAAGGCGAACGCCGTGCTCGCACTTGAGCTCGACGGCAAGACCCAGCTCACGCTCGTCAAGGACGTGCAGAAGGATCCGGTACTGCAGATCATCGAGCACCTTGACCTCATCGTGGTCAAGAAGGGTGAAAAGGTCGAGGTCGAGGTTCCTGTGCACGTCGAGGGTGAGTCGTTCCCCGGCACGCTCGTACAGGTGGAGCTGAACACGCTGCGTCTCGAGGTCGAAGCCACGAACATTCCGGAGCGCGTCTTCGTGAAGGTGGACGGCGCCGAGGAAGGCACACAGATCCACGCGCGCGACATCGAGTTGCCCGCCGGCGCAGCACTCATCGATGACGCCGATGCCCTGGTTCTGCACATCACGGTTCCGCGCGCCACGGCCGCAGAGACCGCGGACGAGGCTGCCGCGGCTGAGGAGACCGCCGAGGCTCCCGCCGAGGAATCCGCAGAATAG
- a CDS encoding GntR family transcriptional regulator has product MQIEVDPLSSVPIYQQIRDRMVEAVASGSLAPGDQLASVRQLAVAFGINVATVTKAYEALRHEGIIRTNHKSGSVIARGPQSGPPDAAFLDEWMPRLTTLLAEAVAQGMPPREIAERSSAVLADFGAAAPHSNSEEKTE; this is encoded by the coding sequence ATGCAGATTGAGGTCGACCCGCTCTCGTCGGTGCCCATCTATCAGCAGATCAGGGACCGCATGGTGGAGGCCGTTGCATCCGGTTCTCTGGCGCCGGGCGACCAGCTCGCCTCGGTGCGCCAGCTCGCCGTCGCCTTCGGCATCAACGTGGCCACGGTCACCAAGGCCTATGAGGCGCTGCGCCACGAGGGCATCATTCGCACGAACCACAAGAGCGGATCTGTCATCGCGCGTGGGCCTCAGAGCGGCCCGCCCGACGCGGCCTTTCTCGACGAATGGATGCCCCGCCTCACCACGCTGCTCGCCGAGGCCGTCGCGCAGGGCATGCCCCCACGTGAGATCGCCGAGCGCAGCAGCGCGGTGCTGGCAGATTTCGGCGCCGCTGCGCCCCACTCGAATTCCGAGGAGAAAACCGAATGA
- the mfd gene encoding transcription-repair coupling factor, whose amino-acid sequence MILQGLIAALSRASTFDDALAYAARDADFSLTDGLRAPLIAGLLGHRAQAGQSQALLIVTATGRESESLRGSLAAFMPDAEIVEFPAWETLPHERLSPSAEIVGKRLSALRRLAAWQEGGEAHPIIVVASVRAALQPVADNLLDFEPVLLEPGRLGYDLSSLSAQLVDLAYSRVDMVTRRGEFAVRGGILDVFPPVAEHPYRIDFFGDEVEQIRAFSVADQRSLPEPIASVSLPPSRELLLSPAVRQRAREMEHEFPSLSGMLAKIGEGIPVEGMESLAPALVDRLVPLTHYLPDGAAIAVVAPERVASRSVSLAETNREFLSAAWSAATVGAAAPIDLAAGDFMTLGALRDSVRFSKPGQTAPDHPWWTLSAFDSGEVLPEERTIEEHLTVRIAADAVPSFQGNVTGAIEHVAALLRDGWRVAIVAEGVGLVERAAAVLAEHELPARQVEAFPTDAEAGVAYLLQASAEHGFELPEAKIALIGETEFYGRTIGYDSRQVKKLAVRRKSVVDPMQLKAGDFVVHQTHGIGKFVEMTQRQVSSGGRNAVKSVREYLLLEYAPSKRGYPGDKLYVPTDQLDLLSRYVGGEAPALSKMGGSDWSAAKGRARKAVRDIAVELVKLYSARMASKGHAFPPDTPWQRELEEAFPFAETPDQLQTIEEVKADMERPIPMDRLISGDVGFGKTEIAIRAAFKAVQDGKQVVMLVPTTLLVRQHMETFQERFAGFPVHLRALSRFQTDKEARETLAGLADGTVDVVIGTHRLLAEGITVKNLGLVIIDEEQRFGVEHKDALKKLKTNVDILAMSATPIPRTLEMAVTGIREMSTLATPPEDRHPILTFVGAYSDRQAAAAIRRELLREGQVFFVHNRVQSISRVAAKLAELVPEARIAVAHGQLPEHVLEQVVVDFWERKFDVLVSTTIIETGLDIANANTIIIDRADKYGLSQLHQLRGRVGRGRERAYAYFLWDGDKPLSETAHDRLSTIAANNELGSGMQVALKDLEIRGAGNLLGGEQSGHIAGVGFDLYLRMIGEAVGTFRGEVAEGQTELRLELPVDAHIPEEYVDSERLRLEAYQKLSSASSPAAKGDQITLVLEELTDRYGEPPAEVANLIAVSRLRLAAQRAGLSEVVAMGSNLRIAPANLPDSLQVRLQRMYPGSRHFAQNNSISVPLPRVNGETVADADLIEWVGALLTALFPASVEAPAAAPE is encoded by the coding sequence GTGATACTTCAGGGCTTGATCGCGGCGCTTTCGCGCGCCTCCACATTCGACGACGCCCTGGCGTATGCGGCACGTGACGCCGACTTCTCGCTCACCGATGGCCTGCGGGCGCCCCTCATCGCGGGCCTGCTCGGGCACCGAGCACAGGCCGGCCAGTCGCAGGCGCTGCTGATCGTCACGGCCACGGGGCGCGAATCCGAGAGCCTGCGCGGCTCCCTTGCGGCCTTCATGCCCGACGCGGAGATCGTCGAGTTTCCCGCCTGGGAGACCCTGCCGCACGAGCGGCTCAGCCCGAGTGCCGAGATCGTCGGCAAGCGGCTGAGCGCCCTGCGCCGACTGGCCGCGTGGCAGGAGGGCGGCGAGGCGCATCCGATCATCGTGGTTGCATCGGTTCGCGCCGCCCTGCAGCCCGTCGCCGACAACCTCCTCGACTTCGAGCCGGTGCTGCTGGAGCCGGGCAGGCTGGGTTACGACCTCAGCTCTCTGTCGGCCCAACTCGTCGACCTGGCATATTCCCGGGTGGACATGGTGACCAGGCGCGGCGAGTTCGCGGTGCGCGGCGGAATCCTGGACGTCTTCCCGCCGGTGGCGGAGCATCCGTATCGCATCGATTTCTTTGGTGACGAGGTCGAGCAGATTCGCGCATTCTCGGTGGCCGACCAGCGCTCCCTGCCCGAGCCGATTGCCTCGGTGAGCCTGCCTCCGAGCCGCGAGCTGCTGCTGAGCCCGGCCGTGCGGCAGCGCGCCCGCGAGATGGAGCACGAGTTTCCGAGCCTGTCTGGCATGCTCGCCAAGATCGGCGAGGGCATTCCCGTCGAGGGCATGGAGTCGCTTGCCCCCGCGCTCGTCGACCGGCTCGTGCCGCTCACCCACTATCTTCCCGATGGCGCGGCGATCGCGGTCGTCGCCCCCGAGCGCGTCGCCAGCCGCTCGGTGAGCCTCGCCGAGACCAACCGCGAGTTTCTCTCCGCGGCCTGGAGCGCGGCCACGGTGGGTGCCGCGGCACCCATCGACCTGGCCGCCGGCGACTTCATGACCCTCGGTGCGCTGCGCGACTCGGTGCGCTTCAGCAAGCCGGGGCAGACGGCGCCGGACCATCCATGGTGGACGCTCAGCGCGTTCGACTCCGGCGAGGTGCTGCCCGAAGAGCGCACCATCGAGGAGCACCTCACCGTGCGCATCGCCGCGGATGCTGTTCCCAGCTTCCAGGGCAACGTCACCGGCGCCATCGAGCACGTCGCGGCACTGCTGCGTGACGGCTGGCGGGTGGCGATAGTTGCGGAGGGGGTCGGTCTTGTCGAACGTGCCGCCGCGGTTCTCGCCGAGCACGAGTTGCCGGCGCGCCAGGTCGAGGCGTTTCCCACGGATGCCGAGGCCGGCGTCGCGTACCTGCTGCAGGCATCCGCCGAACACGGCTTTGAGCTGCCCGAGGCGAAGATCGCCCTCATCGGCGAGACCGAGTTCTATGGGCGCACCATCGGCTACGACTCGCGCCAGGTCAAGAAGCTCGCCGTCAGGCGCAAGTCCGTCGTCGACCCGATGCAACTCAAGGCCGGCGACTTCGTGGTGCATCAGACCCACGGCATCGGCAAGTTCGTGGAGATGACGCAGCGTCAGGTCTCCAGCGGCGGGCGTAACGCCGTGAAATCGGTGCGCGAATACCTGTTGCTCGAATACGCGCCGTCGAAGCGTGGCTACCCCGGCGACAAGCTCTACGTGCCCACCGACCAGCTCGACCTGCTCAGTCGCTACGTCGGCGGGGAGGCGCCGGCGCTCTCGAAGATGGGCGGCAGCGACTGGTCGGCCGCGAAGGGTCGCGCGCGCAAGGCCGTGCGCGACATCGCCGTGGAGCTCGTCAAGCTGTACTCGGCGCGCATGGCGAGCAAGGGGCACGCCTTCCCGCCCGACACCCCCTGGCAGCGCGAGCTCGAAGAGGCCTTCCCCTTTGCCGAGACGCCCGATCAGTTGCAGACCATCGAAGAGGTCAAGGCCGACATGGAGCGGCCCATTCCCATGGACCGGCTCATTTCGGGCGACGTGGGCTTCGGTAAGACCGAGATCGCTATCCGGGCCGCATTCAAGGCGGTGCAGGATGGCAAACAGGTGGTCATGCTCGTGCCGACCACCCTGCTCGTGCGCCAGCACATGGAGACATTCCAGGAGCGCTTCGCCGGGTTTCCCGTGCATCTGCGTGCGCTCAGCCGATTCCAGACCGACAAAGAGGCGCGCGAGACTCTTGCCGGACTTGCCGACGGCACCGTCGACGTGGTGATAGGAACGCACCGGCTGCTCGCCGAGGGCATCACGGTGAAGAATCTCGGTCTCGTCATCATCGACGAGGAGCAGCGTTTCGGCGTCGAACACAAGGATGCGCTGAAGAAGCTCAAGACCAATGTCGACATTCTGGCGATGAGCGCCACGCCCATCCCGCGCACGCTCGAGATGGCGGTCACGGGCATTCGCGAGATGTCGACGTTGGCGACGCCGCCGGAGGACAGGCATCCGATTCTCACCTTCGTCGGGGCGTATTCCGACCGGCAGGCCGCCGCGGCGATCCGCCGCGAGCTGCTGCGCGAGGGGCAGGTGTTCTTCGTGCACAATCGCGTGCAGTCGATCAGCCGGGTCGCCGCCAAGCTCGCCGAACTGGTGCCCGAGGCGCGCATCGCGGTTGCCCACGGCCAGTTGCCCGAGCATGTGCTTGAGCAGGTGGTGGTGGACTTCTGGGAGCGCAAGTTCGACGTGCTCGTCTCGACCACCATCATCGAGACCGGCCTGGACATCGCGAACGCGAACACGATCATCATCGACCGGGCCGACAAGTACGGGCTCAGCCAGCTGCACCAGTTGCGCGGTCGCGTGGGTCGCGGCCGCGAGCGCGCCTACGCGTATTTTCTCTGGGATGGCGATAAACCGCTCTCGGAGACGGCTCACGACCGGCTCTCCACCATCGCCGCGAACAACGAGTTGGGCAGCGGCATGCAGGTGGCGCTGAAAGATCTCGAAATTCGCGGAGCGGGCAATCTGCTCGGCGGAGAACAGTCCGGGCACATCGCCGGCGTGGGTTTCGACCTCTATCTGCGCATGATCGGCGAGGCCGTCGGCACCTTCCGCGGCGAGGTGGCCGAGGGGCAGACCGAGCTGCGGCTCGAGTTACCCGTTGATGCGCACATTCCCGAGGAATATGTAGACAGCGAGCGACTGCGCCTCGAGGCGTACCAGAAGCTGTCGTCGGCGAGCTCACCCGCGGCCAAGGGCGACCAGATCACGCTCGTGCTCGAGGAACTGACGGATCGCTACGGTGAGCCGCCCGCCGAGGTCGCCAACCTCATCGCGGTTTCCCGGCTTCGTCTGGCCGCCCAGCGCGCCGGGCTGAGTGAGGTTGTGGCGATGGGGTCGAATCTGCGCATCGCACCGGCGAATCTGCCGGACTCGCTGCAGGTGCGCCTGCAGCGCATGTACCCCGGATCACGCCACTTCGCCCAGAACAACTCCATCTCGGTGCCGCTGCCGCGCGTGAACGGCGAGACGGTGGCGGATGCCGACCTCATCGAGTGGGTGGGTGCGCTGCTCACGGCACTCTTCCCGGCGTCCGTCGAGGCCCCAGCGGCAGCTCCGGAATAG
- a CDS encoding gluconokinase, with protein MSELSAAEPASTHPLVLVMGVSGSGKSTIGAALARALGVDFVDGDALHPAANVAKMAAGEPLDDADRWPWLARVGQRLAEARGTGLVVACSALRRSYRDAILAEAPGVVFLHLSGSRELLSSRLTQRQGHFMPPSLLESQLATLEPLADDEPGVVVQNDAPVDAVVAEAVAGIRSLV; from the coding sequence ATGTCTGAACTCTCCGCGGCCGAGCCAGCGTCCACGCACCCGCTCGTGCTGGTCATGGGGGTGTCGGGTTCGGGCAAGAGCACCATCGGCGCGGCACTCGCCCGCGCCCTCGGGGTGGACTTCGTCGACGGCGATGCACTGCACCCGGCCGCGAACGTGGCGAAGATGGCGGCGGGGGAGCCGCTTGACGATGCCGACCGCTGGCCATGGCTGGCGCGGGTCGGGCAGCGGCTCGCCGAGGCGCGCGGTACCGGACTCGTCGTGGCATGCTCGGCGCTGAGACGCTCCTACCGTGACGCGATTCTCGCGGAGGCTCCCGGCGTTGTCTTCCTGCATCTGAGCGGATCGCGCGAGCTGCTTTCGTCCCGCCTCACCCAACGCCAGGGGCACTTCATGCCCCCGAGCCTGCTCGAATCACAGCTGGCCACGCTGGAGCCGCTCGCCGACGACGAACCGGGTGTTGTGGTGCAGAACGATGCGCCCGTCGACGCGGTCGTGGCCGAGGCCGTCGCGGGCATCCGCTCACTCGTGTAA
- a CDS encoding VOC family protein gives MTARLARLTVSVSNLPRALRLYESVLGLKRVYAMGELVMLRTEDPVIDVLLHQRPPHPSDAGVAPSFAVHDVDAVTKAAAAAGATVVDEPADQPWGERQSVLRDADGHVLCLVNARPTNEPA, from the coding sequence ATGACCGCTCGGCTCGCCAGACTCACCGTGTCCGTCTCGAATCTGCCGCGGGCGCTGCGCCTCTACGAAAGTGTGCTCGGGCTGAAACGGGTCTACGCGATGGGCGAGCTGGTGATGTTGAGAACCGAGGATCCGGTCATCGACGTTCTGCTGCACCAGCGGCCGCCGCACCCGAGCGACGCGGGCGTGGCACCCAGCTTCGCCGTGCACGACGTCGATGCCGTGACCAAGGCCGCAGCGGCGGCCGGCGCGACGGTCGTCGACGAGCCGGCTGACCAGCCCTGGGGCGAACGGCAATCCGTGCTGCGCGACGCCGACGGCCATGTGCTTTGCCTCGTCAACGCCCGGCCGACGAACGAGCCAGCGTGA
- a CDS encoding Na+/H+ antiporter NhaA yields MTLIRSERFSAGLLLAAAVVGLVLANTAIGPGMLDALHTQLPIPGTGLDLSVSHWISDGLLAMFFFIVAVELKRELVVGDLNSPGKAALPAIAALGGVIVPAGIFLLFATGSGYEGGWPVPTATDIAFALGVLAVFGRSIPNRVRVFLLALAVLDDLVAILIIAFFFTQDVQLPFLGFAVVAATGFGLLSRLLKPRSAWILARRPQWPIITAMVVLAALAWAFTYLSGVHATIAGVVLGLVIARRPGGRVMHILEPYSNTIVLPLFALAAAAVAIPTVGLGELSPAFWGILVALPVGKFVGITLAGSLAALIATRRDRPALRLADVAVVGALGGIGFTVSLLMNELAFARSHEVTDEGTLAVLLGSGISIVFAAIAVTLRSRHYAAAARGSAPD; encoded by the coding sequence GTGACCCTCATCCGCTCGGAGCGTTTCTCTGCCGGCCTGCTTCTCGCCGCAGCCGTCGTTGGTCTGGTGCTGGCCAATACCGCTATCGGGCCGGGCATGCTCGACGCGTTGCACACCCAGCTACCGATTCCCGGAACGGGGCTCGACCTCTCCGTATCCCACTGGATCAGCGACGGCCTGCTCGCCATGTTCTTCTTCATCGTCGCGGTCGAACTCAAGCGCGAGCTCGTCGTCGGCGATCTGAACAGCCCGGGCAAGGCGGCGCTGCCGGCCATCGCGGCGCTCGGCGGGGTGATAGTTCCAGCTGGCATCTTCCTGCTCTTCGCCACGGGTTCGGGCTACGAGGGCGGCTGGCCGGTTCCGACCGCCACCGATATCGCCTTCGCGCTCGGCGTGCTCGCGGTCTTCGGGCGCAGCATCCCGAACCGGGTTCGCGTTTTTCTGCTCGCGCTTGCGGTGCTCGACGACCTCGTCGCCATTCTCATCATCGCGTTCTTCTTCACCCAGGACGTGCAGTTGCCGTTCCTCGGATTCGCTGTCGTGGCCGCGACGGGCTTCGGCTTGCTCAGCCGCCTGCTCAAGCCGCGATCCGCCTGGATTCTCGCCCGACGCCCACAGTGGCCCATCATCACCGCGATGGTCGTGCTGGCCGCGCTGGCGTGGGCGTTCACCTACCTTTCGGGCGTGCACGCCACCATCGCCGGCGTGGTTCTGGGCCTTGTCATAGCCCGGCGCCCCGGTGGCCGAGTCATGCACATTCTGGAACCGTATTCGAACACCATCGTGCTGCCACTCTTCGCTCTCGCAGCCGCCGCCGTGGCCATTCCGACGGTGGGGCTCGGCGAGCTCAGCCCGGCGTTCTGGGGCATTCTCGTTGCCCTTCCCGTCGGCAAGTTCGTCGGTATCACCCTCGCGGGTTCGCTCGCCGCGCTCATTGCCACCCGGCGCGACAGGCCGGCGCTGCGGCTCGCGGATGTCGCGGTGGTCGGCGCGCTCGGCGGCATCGGCTTCACCGTCTCGCTGCTCATGAACGAGCTCGCCTTCGCGCGCAGTCACGAGGTGACAGACGAGGGCACGCTCGCGGTGCTGCTCGGCTCGGGAATCTCGATAGTCTTCGCCGCCATCGCGGTCACGCTGCGGTCGCGGCACTACGCCGCAGCCGCACGCGGCTCGGCTCCCGACTAA
- a CDS encoding DUF1648 domain-containing protein has protein sequence MTWIAFTVSLSTVVLIAAIMVLMPAVTPRTVPLGVSVPAARVDEPVVRSAVRRYRLGVAAAFVLSVILAAALAFTAPVAATIVPTFAMLLLAAAAYVVARRGIRQAKQSEGWYDDVAVRLSADVTPTATPRASVQPAWYLVSLVLLAATAAVGVSVYPRLPNPIPIHWDGAGHINGYADKSIWSVFGTLMIGAALIALLFGLAFLVRAMPQRMSGGGEPQTRALRARVQVHLGMSLLGQLAVLVVAILCATTLLSWLAPGNSTAMTVALITLIALMVVVLLVFMFRYSREVKVRPDHPTKQPDAAGAVSTPRTSALRTSSDAPDDDRFWKLGFFYVNRNDPATMVPKRFGVGWTVNLGSPGGMAAGILIALVIVAAIVVGIVVPTHHLG, from the coding sequence ATGACCTGGATCGCCTTCACCGTTTCGCTCTCGACCGTGGTGCTCATCGCCGCAATCATGGTTCTCATGCCGGCAGTCACCCCGCGCACGGTGCCCCTCGGGGTGAGCGTGCCGGCGGCGCGCGTCGACGAGCCGGTCGTGCGCTCGGCTGTACGACGGTACCGACTCGGTGTCGCTGCGGCCTTCGTTCTCAGCGTGATCCTTGCCGCTGCACTCGCCTTTACGGCACCAGTTGCGGCGACCATCGTGCCGACCTTCGCGATGCTGCTGCTCGCGGCGGCCGCGTATGTGGTGGCGCGACGCGGCATCCGGCAGGCCAAACAGAGCGAGGGCTGGTACGACGACGTTGCCGTGCGGCTGAGCGCCGATGTCACGCCCACAGCGACGCCTCGTGCCTCGGTGCAGCCGGCGTGGTACCTGGTGTCGCTCGTACTGCTGGCCGCGACGGCGGCCGTGGGTGTTTCGGTCTATCCGCGCCTGCCGAACCCGATTCCCATTCACTGGGACGGGGCGGGACACATCAATGGTTACGCCGACAAATCCATCTGGAGCGTATTCGGCACCCTCATGATCGGGGCCGCTCTCATCGCGTTGCTCTTCGGCCTTGCCTTCCTGGTGCGCGCCATGCCCCAGCGCATGAGCGGTGGAGGAGAGCCGCAGACCAGGGCGCTTCGAGCCCGTGTTCAGGTACATCTGGGCATGTCGCTGCTCGGTCAGCTCGCCGTGCTCGTCGTGGCGATCCTGTGCGCCACAACGCTGCTGTCGTGGCTTGCCCCCGGTAATTCAACGGCCATGACGGTGGCGCTGATCACCCTGATTGCACTGATGGTTGTCGTGCTCCTCGTCTTCATGTTCCGCTACAGTCGCGAGGTGAAAGTGCGGCCGGACCACCCCACGAAGCAGCCGGATGCCGCGGGCGCTGTTTCCACCCCGCGCACGTCGGCCTTGCGCACGTCATCCGACGCCCCCGATGACGACCGCTTCTGGAAGCTTGGCTTCTTCTACGTCAACCGCAATGACCCCGCCACGATGGTGCCCAAACGCTTCGGCGTCGGCTGGACGGTCAACCTGGGCAGCCCCGGTGGCATGGCCGCGGGCATCCTGATCGCCCTGGTCATCGTTGCCGCGATAGTCGTCGGCATCGTCGTGCCGACGCACCACCTCGGTTAG
- a CDS encoding MazG family protein, producing MSDVSEASTAPEQAAPGQSKLDELIAVTARLRAPGGCPWDADQTHASLVQYLVEESYELIDAIETGSREDLLEELGDVLYQVLFHADLAAHTPGEEFDIQDVAAQMTAKMVGRHPHVFGDRKAETAADVVGFWEELKRDEKPHRTSVLDGIPQGMPALALADKLLGRAHKVGILDADAAGPISVTNEDKLGPLLLAIVASAKAQGLDAERALRTALRGLQHEIREAETGQTTDAADAGIIGLPATEE from the coding sequence ATGAGTGACGTGAGCGAAGCATCCACAGCCCCTGAGCAGGCCGCGCCCGGGCAGTCGAAGCTCGATGAGCTCATCGCCGTGACGGCGCGATTGCGGGCGCCGGGCGGATGCCCGTGGGACGCCGACCAGACGCACGCCTCGCTCGTGCAATATCTCGTCGAGGAGAGCTACGAGCTCATCGACGCGATCGAGACCGGCAGCCGCGAGGACCTGCTCGAAGAGCTCGGCGACGTGCTCTACCAGGTGCTGTTCCACGCCGACCTCGCCGCGCACACGCCGGGCGAGGAGTTCGACATTCAGGACGTTGCCGCGCAGATGACCGCGAAAATGGTGGGGCGGCATCCGCATGTCTTCGGGGACCGTAAGGCGGAGACCGCGGCGGATGTTGTGGGGTTCTGGGAGGAACTCAAGCGCGACGAGAAGCCGCACCGCACGAGCGTTCTCGACGGCATTCCGCAGGGAATGCCCGCGCTCGCGCTCGCCGACAAGCTGCTGGGCCGCGCCCACAAAGTTGGTATCCTCGATGCGGATGCCGCCGGCCCGATTTCGGTGACGAACGAGGATAAACTCGGTCCGCTGCTGCTGGCCATTGTGGCATCGGCCAAGGCGCAGGGACTCGACGCCGAGCGTGCGCTACGCACCGCGCTGCGCGGCCTGCAGCACGAGATTCGCGAGGCGGAGACGGGCCAGACGACGGATGCGGCGGATGCCGGCATCATCGGGCTTCCGGCCACCGAGGAGTAG